Genomic segment of Armatimonadota bacterium:
CATGCGACCTCCTCAAGGACCGCACGGATTGGGCGGCCTCACAGTACGGAATCGAGAAGACCTTCAAGAACTACAAGGAGATGCTTCAACTCGGCGAAATAGACGCGATCAGCGTCTGCACGCCGAACTACCTGCACGCGGAGATGGCAATCGCCGCCTTCGAGGCGGGGAAGCACGTCATCTGCGAAAAGCCTCTCTGCATCAACCCGAAGGACGGCGAAGGGATGGTCGAGGCATCCAAGAAGGCGAAGAAGAAGTTCATGACGGCCTTCAACAACCGCTTCCGGGGCGACACTCAGACACTCAAGCGGTTCATCGAGAACGGCGAACTCGGGGAGATATACTTCGGGAAGACCGGCTGGATCCGCCGCAAGGGCATTCCCGGCATGGGAAGCTGGTTCACGCAGAAGGCCAAGGCAGGCGGAGGACCGTTGATTGACATAGGAGTGCACGTTCTCGACCTTGCACTCTGGCTGATGGGCAACCCGAAGGCCGTCTCGGTTTCGGGTTCGACCTACTCGGTCTTCGGCTGCAAGGGCGAAGGCATGGGCGACTGGGGCACCTCGGAGTCAGGCGGCACATGCGATGTAGAGGATCTGGCGGCGGGCTTCGTCAAGCTGGACACCGGAGCGACGCTGATGCTCGAAGCGAGTTGGGCATCGCACATCGAGAAGGACGTGATCTTCACCAACCTGATCGGGACGAAGGGCGGCGCGGACGTAGACCCGTTCCGCGTCTACAAGGACATGCATGGGGCGATCGTGGACATAACGCCCGGCTTCCCGAATGTATCAGGCCACGAGATGGAGATTCGCCACTGGGTGGACTGCCTGGTGAACGACAAGAAGCCGATCTCCACCGGCGAACACGGACTCGAGGTAGTGCGAATCCTGAACGGGATCTACAGATCCGCCGCGACCGGCAAGGAAGTTCGCCTGAAATAGGACACAGGAGGTACTGCAAGTGAAAGTCGGAGTCTTCACCGTAGCGTTCAGCGACATGAAGTTCGAGGCGATGCTCGACTACGTTGCCGGCGTGGGCGTCGAGGCCGTCGAGATCGGGACCGGGAACTATCCCGGCAACGCGCACTGCAACATGGAGAAACTGCTCGGGAGCGATCCGGAGCGCAAGAAGTTCCTCAAGGCGGTCGAGTCGCGCGGACTCATAATCAGCGCGCTGTCGTGCCACGGCAACCCACTGCATCCAAACAAGCAGATCGCAGAGGAGAACCACGACGTACATCGAAAGACCGTCGAGCTTGCCCAGAAGCTGGGGATCGAGCGCGTGATCGCTTTCTCCGGTTGCCCCGGAGATTCGCCGCGCGCGAAATCGCCGAACTGGGTCACCTGTCCGTGGCCGACCGACTTCTCGGAAACCCTCGACTGGCAGTGGAAACGCAGGGTTATCCCGTACTGGCGGAAAGAAGCCAAGTTCGCCAAAGAGCACGGGGTCAAGATCTGCTTCGAGATGCACCCCGGGTTCGTGGTCTACAACCCGGAGACTCTGCTCAGGCTCCGGAACGCCTGCGGAGACGCATTGGGCGCGAACTTCGATCCGAGCCATCTGTTCTGGCAGGGCATCGACCCTGTGAACGCAATCCGCAGACTGGGCGACGCGATCTATCACTTCCACGCGAAAGACTGCAAGATAGATCCGCAGAACACGCTGGTCAACGGCGTGCTCGACACGAAGAACTACACGGATGAAGTCAACCGCTCGTGGATCTTCCGCACGATCGGCTACGGTCACGGTCCCGATATCTGGAAGGACATGATCAGCAACCTGCGGATTGTCGGGTACGACTGGGCGCTCTCGATCGAGCACGAGGACAGCCTGATGTCGCAGAAGGAAGGCTTCGAGAAGGCGGTCGCCTTCCTCAAGCACATGGTCATAAGCGAGAAGCCCGGCGAGGCTTTCTGGGCATAGAAACACGACGGACCACCGAGCGGATTGTACTGACCGTAGCACGGAGAGCCGCGGACGTCCAGACCATTCACAGGGCGACTGCGGCTTTCTTGCGTGTTCAACGATCCGCAAGCGGCCGGAATGCGAGTTGCGGGTGCGGGGGTATTATGATATACTCCAGGCATAGTATCTCAAGGAGGTACCGATGAGCCCGGTAGTGTACATAAATGGAGAGCACGTCCCGATGGAGGACGCGAAGATCACCGTCTACGACCACGGACTGCTCTACGGCGACGGAGCGTT
This window contains:
- a CDS encoding Gfo/Idh/MocA family oxidoreductase translates to MAGKSKLSKVNIGIIGVGGIGRVHLGAYAKCPEAKVVAACDLLKDRTDWAASQYGIEKTFKNYKEMLQLGEIDAISVCTPNYLHAEMAIAAFEAGKHVICEKPLCINPKDGEGMVEASKKAKKKFMTAFNNRFRGDTQTLKRFIENGELGEIYFGKTGWIRRKGIPGMGSWFTQKAKAGGGPLIDIGVHVLDLALWLMGNPKAVSVSGSTYSVFGCKGEGMGDWGTSESGGTCDVEDLAAGFVKLDTGATLMLEASWASHIEKDVIFTNLIGTKGGADVDPFRVYKDMHGAIVDITPGFPNVSGHEMEIRHWVDCLVNDKKPISTGEHGLEVVRILNGIYRSAATGKEVRLK
- a CDS encoding sugar phosphate isomerase/epimerase; this encodes MKVGVFTVAFSDMKFEAMLDYVAGVGVEAVEIGTGNYPGNAHCNMEKLLGSDPERKKFLKAVESRGLIISALSCHGNPLHPNKQIAEENHDVHRKTVELAQKLGIERVIAFSGCPGDSPRAKSPNWVTCPWPTDFSETLDWQWKRRVIPYWRKEAKFAKEHGVKICFEMHPGFVVYNPETLLRLRNACGDALGANFDPSHLFWQGIDPVNAIRRLGDAIYHFHAKDCKIDPQNTLVNGVLDTKNYTDEVNRSWIFRTIGYGHGPDIWKDMISNLRIVGYDWALSIEHEDSLMSQKEGFEKAVAFLKHMVISEKPGEAFWA